CCAGGTTCTTCAGAGTGGCTCCTCAATCTTTGAGGGGGGAAAATAGAAAAGGAACGCAACAGGGCTGAACAGTCTGTACCTGGATAACTATATTCCTAAAACCCATCAAAGGGACGGATCCCAGGTGACTGGAAAGAGCATGGCTCTGGAATCAAATGGCCTACCAATGACAGGAACTTCGGCAAGTTTCTTAAACCTCAGTGAAATTCGGCCTTCTCATCTGCTGAATGAGGGTAGTAAAACCTCTCTCACAAATCTACTGGGAGAGAGGTCTAGAGAAAGAATGTAAAGATGGAGCGCCTAGGATGGTCCACAGGTCATAGCAGGCACTCCGCAATCAATTACCATGATATGACTACATTGAAAAAGCCCCAAGTTGggattttgttcctcttttcagAGAATGGAGGATGACGACATCAAGGCACAGACTCCAGTTCAGATAAAGTTACAAAAGGCCATTTTGGAGCCGTACGCACAAGGCTGTAAATACTGTAACAATATTTTCCACAGTAACTCTCAGCCGTTAAATACATCCACATATAACCACCCCTGAGCCATTTATCCATGACAACTCAGTTTGGaacaatgaaaacatttcaaacaaTTAAAAGACCTGAAGCTCCTCTCCCTGTTCCTTTATGTTCTCCTCTAACTTCAGCCGTGGTGCCAAAGAGCGAGGCGCCAGGGAGCAGTGGAAAGCGCCTGTCGTCAGCGCTGACACCCCGCAGCTGCGCCTCTGCTCACTTGCGCTGTCCCTCTGATCAGCTCACCCTGGCTCTGGCGCGGGGACAGGGCATGACTACAGAGGGCCTGCGAGACGCCTGCCCGGCTTCCCCACTGGCCGACTCCCCTGCTCccagtcccctccccaggcccgCACCGGCTGTTCAGTAGGCAGCTGACCGTCTGAGCACGTTCTCAGACAGAGGCTACCGAGCTGTGGTGGCATACTGTCATTTAAGATCCGGCCACCCTCGTGGCTACAGCTTTTGACCAGAACTGGGACACTCATTTGTACCTCCTTTTCTGCCCTACTTATTATTATGGTGGAACAACAAACGAGTCTGTCACCCTTTCTTAGTTGGCCTCAATTATAATAACCaacatttctatttatatatatatatagcacctCATAGCTTAAAAACatttcacatttaatcctcacaacaaccctgtagGCAGAAATTactaccctcattttacagacagaaaaCAATCTCAGAAGTCAAAAACTCAAGAGCACATAGAAAGCAAGTGATGGACCAGGACTCACATCTGGGTGTCCTGGCTTCTGTGCTCTTTCCACTGGCCCCCTGCTGCTGCCCAGATCACAGTGATTCTAGCTCAAGGGTAACCAAGAAAGTAGATGATTCTACACATCCAGAGAATGTGAAGCTCTTCATGAagcttgtgttgctataaaggTTATGCCTTAATAAGCCTGAGGCCGTTAGCACATCTAATAAGACATacaatttatttcattcattcattttacatttatttgagcacctactttgttccaggccctggggatacaaaaataaataccacCTCTGTCCAAAGGGCTGCTACACACAAAAACCTTAGGAACCGTGCTACCTCCTTCCTCTTGAGGCATGTGTTACACTTTTTCATCCTGTCTGCATCATTAAAAACCCATCTGTAGACAAGGACTTCGGCAGAATCATGTGGGACTCACAGTCAAGAACCTGCGCTCTTCAGTAGAAAGCAGAATAATGGCTGAGTTCAGAAGTCTTTAGGTTTAGCTTGAACGTGTGTGAGATGTTTACAGGGCACTCTGAGATCTCGAACACAAGTGCTACCTACAGGTATCAGATATTTAATACGGATCTACTTTACCCTAAGGATAAACGCTGAGGCAGACTCCTGAGCACTTAGGGTCTCGGTGGTGCCGCAGTGACATGACAGTGTATTTATCAACTATATGCGCTCTAAAGAATTCTGCGGGGactcaggagaaagaaagagaaatatcaattCTGTACATACTTTGACATATTTTCCATGTAGAAGATATGGAGCCTGGAAATCATGCTGACAGTTGGAGTAGGCCATTCCCAAGCCCATTCCAGAGCCAAAGGCTAATGGCCACATTCTTCCTGgtgagcagaaaaggaaaatcccAATAGGGAAccattaagagaaaataaagcttTTCTCCAGCTTAAATACATTTGCTTAGGGTTCAATAAATACTCCACATGCATCATACTGTTGACTATAATATGCCACACACTTCTGTCAACGTTTAATCACCAGCCAAAAAATGGGAAAGGGGGCTCTATTAAGTACCCATGCTGCTAGATTTGAGGTATTAATAAGCCGTACAATATGAAAACAGCAGACACAGTTGAACCTCTTAACTTTTCTATGTCAGTTCTAACCATTTGCTCATATTAACTAACTCTTAAACTTAGAAATAAAACCACCTTTCGGTAAGggctttgaatttttaaaatatgtaagaatttctggaacttccctggtggcgcagtggttaagaatccgcctgccaatgcaggggacatgggttcgagccctggtccgggaagatcccacgtgcctcggagcaactaagcccgtgcgccacaactactgagcccacgtgctgcaactactgaagcccgcacgcctagagcccgtgctctgcaacaagagaagccaccgcgatgagaagcccgtgcactgcaatgaagagcagactGCTGCctccgctgcaactagagaaagcccacacacagcaacgaagacccaacgcagccaaaaataaatataaataaataaatttattttttaaaaaatagaatttcacCAATATCTACATATTTTGATTCTAGTAAGTCATGAGGTTTTCTTAAGCCAATGCCATGATTATTTCACATCAGCACTATGTGTGAATTATGATTCTCTAGTTGTGTATTCCCCACCAGTTCTTCATGGAAAGAGGTCAAAGTGACCCCTTTGGCTTCTATTCAATATCCAAACTACAGAAGTTCTTCCACAAAATGAAAGTGACATTTCCTGCCCTTTGCTTAGGAGAATTTTTGGCCAAAAAGCATGGGTATTTCTGGTCTACTTTTTTACTACCAGCAGGACTCTCGTTTTCAAGTTCCTTTAGAAAAACTTATAATTAATTAGAATTATCTGAGAGTGTAGATTTGGCCAAATGACTCACTGGCATAAAGTACAGgctttttttaatgaagatatCAGGCACCCTGACTCAATGCTCAGGGGGAATTCTGGAGATGCCCAGCCCATTTTGACCTTTTTTGAGTCCATGGTCTTTGTCTAGCTCATTTTAGAGGCCTACCCAAACCCATAAAAGGATGGACTGGCAGCCATGTAGCCATGCCTTCCAGAAGTGTCCCTGCCATGTGCACCTATACACCAGGACATTATGTTGTAAAGGTAGGAAGAGTCACACTTACTTTTAAAGAAGGTAAGTGAGAAAACAAGTCCTAATCCAAAACCAGTACCtacaaagagggaggaaaaacatgttaaatatCTTAATAgtaatgacaaaaacaaaacgaaCATTTCATAAATGTGAACACctataaaacagattttttaatttggtagagagatgattttctcatttctaaccTTCCTTCTTGTTGTCAGAGGCTTTATCTATGACTTTGGTCCCTTTGCCCCAATAGGGTATAAGAACTTTCTTCACCATTCTGTCTAAACAAGTCTTAGGGATGGGAGAACAAACCAGGAGGCAGTTCCCGAGTAGAGGCTCTCTGCACTGCTTGCGAACAGCGTCCAGCACCTTGGGCTCTCCCACCCACCTTCCGCAGCGGTGCCACAGCCAGCACATCAGGGAAACAATGTGAGCAGGAAGCTCCCCTTGTCGTTTCGGCACTTTGAGTGATGGCTACTTTTTGAGGAAGATGCAAAGGAGTGATCCAGAACAGTTGCCAAAGGTTGTCACAAGTCAAACACAAGTCAGAGTGTCCAGAGAGAGGGAAAGCACCTCCTCAAGTGTGAAgattaatcccctctcctcattttACTCATAGGGCATTTTTAACCactatctttcaaaataaaagaacagatgCAAGCCTCTTTTAATGATctggtagaaaaaaaatttttttaatacctaATTTTAAATCAAACTTCATAGGAACGTAAGCTtggggttaaaaaaagaaaacaaagaaggttAAATTCTCATTTTGACCAATATTTCTCAAACCTTGGTCACTGCTACAGTCATAATTTTTGCTAATGCGTACTTCACCTGCacacttattttctttgaaaaaaccatcaatgtatgtatttaattatataaattcaacctcaacttaaaaaatattggtATAATCATAGATTTGAGTGCTacctatatttttttcataaggtGTGTTAAAATGAATGTAgaaccattaaaagaaaaacatttacctGTGGTactacttcaggaaaaaaaatcatctcacaTACTGTAGAGATACATGTCCCAAACTTTGAGATaaacttatttttccattatcaAAAAAGTAAGTTATACATGCCAAGGAAGACAGCTAagatctgacttttttttccccagacttGACAGATTAATTGTTTTCAGACTCTTCAGAGTATTCTGACGCTCTTTACTAAGTGTCTGCTCCAAGGTCCAACAGAGACCCTGACCAACCTCTTTACAATTAAGCACCACATAAAAGTCCCAATTCTCACTTGCCTTAATGGTTTTCAAATATGTGCTGTTGAAATTCCAAGAGCTTCTTTCCTGTCTAACCATGAATTTAGGCTACTGCAGTGTGAACATTCAAAGTACTCCTCAGTCAGCAAACCTGACCTTTCTGCTCCAAACACAGAGAACTTCGTCTTGAGCAAACAAGCTAATCCACACCTTTTTTGCTTCACCTATGCAACAATCCAGCTGATGCTGGCCTGAAGAAAGTGTTTATGCTATTATCCAGAATGATTTCTGATAATTTTCTCTTACCGTCTATAGGTGGCCATgatgtgtgtttccttcctaTGACTATATCCTatacaaatatgaattttaattaaaaatcattacTTTGTACTGTCCAATAGACTCTGCATTAGGTACTGGTGCCCAACTTTAAAATGCAACATTTGAAGATCACTCATGTCATCCCAATTTCTATGTAATTTAATATAATGATGGAAAACTCGTCAGTTTACAGACCACTATAGTTAACCTATTCAAGGCTGttataaagagaaggaaaaggaacaaacATCAGTATTTCCCATGAGTACCCAACATTCCCTCCCTActctaccaaaggaaaaaaaaaaattatcttttaaaccAAACACCACCCTGATATGGTATTACCCCCCAATTTCCAGATGCagaaaataacttgctcaaggacatGCTCAGTTAGTGGAAGAGCAATGAACTGGGCCCAAGTCTGTCAGACTCCAAAGCCACTATACCCACTATGTCCTGACACTGGATTCCCCTACAACTTAAACCCCTAAACAATCACTACCTCCAAGGGAAATTGGAGTGTCAAGATTTCTACTGCCAACGAAGTAGGATACAGCCAAAAACCAAATTGTGCTTCCTATGCAACAGCCCAGAACACTAGGCAACCAGGGTAGTAACAAGTCTGCACAAGGCCAGATGGGCTTGTTCCGATTCATTCCCAGACTAATCCTACAGCACATGTCACAGACACAAGTCTACCTGGTAGGTGTGATTCAAGAACTTCAGGGAAATGGCAACTATCACCATCGATAGTCCTCAGCAAGAATCTGCTGTTGCTTGGTTTATAAAATGGCACAGGATTCAATTTCAAAGCAACTTGCCTCACCCCCTTGCAGCTGGAAGATGAGTAAGACAGTAAATTGGTACTAGAAAATGAGGTAAAGAATTTGGACTGGCCTACAGATTTCAAACCAGGCAATGGGATGGGGAGTTAGGCCAGTAAAAACATAATGGCTTACAATCTGAGCTTTTGGTCTTCTCCATCTGGAAGGCAATTTTTTGGCAAACAAATCAAAAGcccaaaaggaaaatatttcagcaTTTTTCTTGTCCCTCTGATTCCATGCCTGTCTCTCCTATTTTCCCCCAAGGAAAGAAAGCTCTCTGATGCTCAACTTTTCCTAACAGTAGACCAAGAACGATGCTAAACCCACTGCTACCAGTATCACTCAACCACAAAGAGGAGAAATGCTTCAACATCAACCAGTACAGAGCAGAAAATCTTCCCTCTCTAGACTTCATTTAAGTTCAGGTATATGCCTGACCATCCAGTTTTGCTCCGATTAAAGGCATTTACCTGCAAGTATAAATATGAGATCAAAATTACAGTTCAGACTAGCCCAAAGACGGAGTGTACTCTACAGTCTTAGTTAAATTGGGCTGCTACATCTTCAATTCCTATGAGACTTTTCTTCTCCACTTCTATATTTTTAAGACACAAAATATCAAGTCTGTTCtcttcagaaaaaataatatggaaaatgaTGTTTAAATGCCAACGTGTTACTTTAAGTTAGCTACCTCGGTTATTTAAGAGATAAACAGTGGTGGAACTGCTGATGAGTTTTACAGGTTCAAGTTCTCACAtgctcaattttcttttaaaaggcaaCATGTTGCTTCAAAGAAAGTCCCACCTGATTAGGGGACACCAACTCTGCAGCTGTTTCCACTAAAGATTGGCACCTCTAGGCCAGGTTTAAACTTCATAACAATAAAACATGAAAGGTTTGTCTtacaatgaaaacaaaccaaCATGGAAAAGAGAAGAGTTTTCTCTGCCTTTGgccacttttttttgttgttgcaagACAAGTTCTCTTAGAAGaaaaagccaaaggaaaaagTACAAAGCATTTTTCACCTTCCCTGGAAGCAAATATTTAACtatgaataaaatttatataactcTGCCTCCCCTTTTAAGCCTGTTCTTTTGGCCCATGATGTCTGGAATGACAAATAACCCTAAAGTAAAGAAATGCCTGATTGTAGGTACACATCTTCCTAATGGCAAAGTCCAccaaggggggtggggagcaaggcaaagaagccaaaaaaacaacaaaaaaaacccccacccCATAACAGAGAAGCCTTATGGAATTGACATTAGGCAggaagcccgtgctctgaaaccatttcttctggaaaggaaaaagaattggcacaaattctttcaaaaagaaattacTCTGAATCAATCTAACCCTGCACTTTAGGGCATGCTTAGTGCCCAAAAGGACATCATAAAACCAGCTAGTAGATAAACacacatttttagaaagaagCAATTCCTTAACAATTCATCTGATACTATTTTAGTAACAAAACAACAGAGAAGTTGCTCCACTAACTACATAAAAAATACTGCCTCATCACATCCCCAAGTGGAGtttataacaaatttaaaagaataacaacCAACAGCAGGATACCAGTGTATACCCTAAGCCACACTTTGTGTGGGGGGGAGCGGAACTATGCTGATGGCCCTCACTGTGACATATGGACCATTTCTAGTTAATCAATGCAACTTTTAGGAAAGTCTTTGCTCTTACCATGCCATATATCATAAAGCTTGACTTCACTGAAATTACTGAGAAAGCAAACATAATCTGCAAGAATTAAGAAGCAGGCTACATAATCTGACTGCAGTCCTGGGGTAGAAATGTACTTTGAATTTTTGGGGGGGCCGCACCggatggcatgcaggatcttagttccccgaccggggatcaaacccaggccccctgcagtggaagcgcggagtcttaaccactggattgccagcgAAGTCCCAGAAGTGTACTTTGGATATCAGTCCCTAAGCAGAACAAGTTGGAGCAATAAAGGTTCCTGTGGAATCAACTTTTGTAGAAGTCGCAATTGCCAATGGACTTTCAACTGAGGAAGAATAACTCAGTGTTGGGAGAGGCATAAAAAAATCCTTAGAAAGTCACTTAGAAAACATTTCTATGAAAAACTGATCATAGGGGAAAGAAGACCATAGACCCACTTTATTTATCAATAATTGATTATATAATTAAGATCTCACTCCAGCTTAtagttaacattttaaacaaagctCCTAAATTCATAAGTCTAATGTGTAGTTATCAATGCTAAATTTTCATCTGCATCTAAAAATTAAACTTGCAAAGCAactccattttaagtttataataTAACAAGATGTATGAGCAAAACCTTAACTACCACATTCAACTGGCAGCTTATGAAGATGAGAAACTACAGGAACTATAAGCAAGGTTTCAAGATCCTAGGAGCCATGGGCCAAACAACTTTATTCTTAAATGTCTGAAAGAAAAGATACAGCTTCCAAAAAATGAGAGATTTACTCTCCCACTGAGTGGGATGGCAAGAGCACTGATGCTGTCACGAGACAGGCCCAGTTCAGACCGCTGGGCCATCCTCACCAGCCAGCTCTCTGACCTTAGGTCAGTGCTTTAACCTCGCCCGCCCTCAACGTGCTCATCTGTAGAGTGAAAACCATCTCCTAGGGTTGCTGTATTAGGAAAAGGTAAAGGTATCTGCAGTGTCTGACAcagacttcaataaaaagtagTTAAGTTCTGCTACCTTTCTAAAAAAACTCAAAAGATCTCAAAACTGTAAGGTAATAGTTAAATCCTCTACTAAAACACAACTCCCTGGCTTGTGGAGGATCACATTGTGGGTGAACCACAGCTGAAAATCAGAATCTATTTTTCCCACTCTTTGCATAGTTGACTTTATTTCATAGGCATTAGCAACTGTTTATAGAAATACATCAGGTTTTgctacatgttttttaaaaaataggggaTTCCTTCAGACTCACTGCTGAACTAGAACATTTTGCTTTAAGATATAATAAAGATTTTCCTAGAGCTGTCTTGTGtttaataaaactatatttatgcTTTGAACATGGATTAATATGAAACTGGCCTATTTAGAATGGGTGTGCTTGCCTGTTCAATCATGTTTCTATCAACACTATTACAATCATCAAATGCATTTGTTGTGACAGACAAACAAGAATGTGCTTTTATAGAAAAGTACCCTTGGGACTGAGTTTGGTGAGAATTACATTTCCAAGAAACATTCCTGATTTATGAAAGATGCTCAGGGCCCAAtttatgagggggaaaaaaatagttttaagtcAACTCCAAACTGTGTTACCTAATCCTTTGAGGCAAAGACAGATTGTCCCAGGTGTCCATGTGTAAATGCCAAGTCATGTGAATTAACCAAGAAAGTGTGCCAGACCAAAGGCCCAGAGATGGTAAATGTGGTCTGTGTTAATCAGCTTCTCACAAGTCAACATTGCTGCAGGGAATGTAGGAAATAGACTAAGAAGGTGGCTATTTTACAAGACCTTAACCTTCCTGTTGCCTATCGGACTAGACAGAGGCTGAAACATCTGTAGGAATTTCTAGGGTGGACATCAAATACCAGGATTCTGATCAGAACAAGTAAAGCAGTCAGCAGAAAGCAGTAAAGATAGGGAAGGTAAATGTGGAAGTCATTACTCGTGTGCTCTGCTTGAAGAAAAGCCAAACTCACAAAAAGGGTCCTTTTAAATGAGTGCATATAGCACATAATCTAGCTTTCAGAATTCTGACAGTCGTACAACTTtccaagaatgaaaaaaagaaacatggctGTACACATTTTACTAAAATATAGTTAGTTAATTCACATGTGGGCATAGTATGTAGGAAAATGTGAAGACGCTCTGAAGATTAATTATTAGAGGGACATTGAAAATGAAGAATTATTAAGTTTcaataaacacaataaaagaTGCCATGTGTTACATTTATGGGGGGAGGGCGATTTGGAGGTACTAACACTTATAGAGTGGCAGGCGCTGTACTACCGtttctatatattatttcatttgatctacAGAACCAGCTATGAGGTGTACTATGATCTTgtcttacagaagaggaaacaatgTAAaggggttaagtgacttacccaagtaCACACAACTAAAAAGGGGAATTCAAACCCaagctgtctgactccaaaatcatGGCTCTTCCCTATCCGCAGAGATAAACCTCAGGGAGAGGTCAGGAGAGCAGCAGGGAGAC
The sequence above is drawn from the Tursiops truncatus isolate mTurTru1 chromosome 1, mTurTru1.mat.Y, whole genome shotgun sequence genome and encodes:
- the MICOS10 gene encoding MICOS complex subunit MIC10, whose protein sequence is MSDSELGRKWDRCLADAVVKIGTGFGLGLVFSLTFFKRRMWPLAFGSGMGLGMAYSNCQHDFQAPYLLHGKYVKEQEQ